Proteins from a single region of Planctomycetota bacterium:
- a CDS encoding ABC transporter permease: protein MRNILVLTRREVASYFVSPVAYVAMALFLVISGIFFALGDFYPGAPAQMRSLFEIMMIILIFVLPILTMRSLAEEFRTGTIETLLTAPVTDAEVVVGKFLGCWLVYLAMLVPTLVYVVLLAAFGRPDYGPIASGFLGLALLGALYVAVGILASSMTRNQVIAAVVAFVILAVIGLLGPWIAASVPGTWRHIVSRIAVRSHYMDFSQGVVDLVHVLYFVAVTVYALFLAVKIVESRRWR from the coding sequence ATGCGAAACATCCTCGTTCTGACGCGCCGCGAGGTCGCGTCCTACTTCGTCTCGCCCGTCGCGTACGTCGCGATGGCGCTATTTCTGGTGATCTCGGGCATCTTTTTCGCGCTCGGCGACTTCTATCCCGGCGCCCCCGCCCAGATGCGCTCCCTCTTCGAGATCATGATGATCATCCTCATCTTCGTCCTGCCGATCCTGACGATGCGGAGCCTGGCCGAAGAGTTCCGCACCGGCACTATTGAAACCCTCCTGACCGCGCCTGTCACCGACGCCGAGGTGGTCGTCGGCAAGTTCCTGGGGTGCTGGCTCGTGTACCTGGCGATGCTCGTCCCGACCCTGGTTTACGTCGTGCTGCTGGCGGCGTTCGGCCGGCCGGACTACGGCCCGATCGCCAGCGGATTCCTGGGCCTCGCGCTCCTCGGGGCGCTCTACGTGGCCGTCGGCATCCTCGCTTCCTCCATGACGCGGAACCAGGTGATCGCGGCGGTGGTGGCGTTCGTCATCCTGGCGGTGATCGGCCTGTTGGGCCCGTGGATTGCGGCGAGCGTTCCCGGCACGTGGCGCCACATCGTCAGCCGGATCGCCGTCCGGTCCCATTACATGGACTTCAGCCAGGGCGTCGTGGACCTGGTGCACGTCCTCTATTTCGTGGCGGTAACGGTGTACGCCCTGTTCCTCGCGGTCAAAATCGTGGAGAGTCGCCGATGGCGCTGA
- a CDS encoding DUF1425 domain-containing protein produces the protein MRSATAVLATILVLALAGCEANPKQVDQGGRVLLEGFTVSQYVSVLRQESDRVEGDLLRVRTELKNRKKENIWVDIQVIWKDAQGFALYETSWAPFMIPARYTKTHEIVSINPQAADYEYRVRQASKAEVK, from the coding sequence ATGCGATCAGCGACGGCGGTTCTGGCGACAATTCTTGTGCTCGCGCTGGCCGGCTGCGAGGCCAACCCCAAACAGGTGGACCAGGGCGGACGCGTCCTCCTCGAAGGGTTCACCGTCAGCCAGTACGTCTCCGTCCTCCGCCAGGAGAGCGACCGCGTCGAAGGCGACCTCCTGCGCGTCCGCACGGAACTGAAGAACCGCAAGAAGGAAAACATCTGGGTCGACATCCAGGTCATCTGGAAAGACGCCCAGGGCTTCGCCCTTTACGAGACCAGTTGGGCGCCGTTCATGATCCCCGCACGCTACACCAAGACCCACGAGATCGTGAGCATCAACCCCCAGGCGGCCGACTACGAATACCGCGTCCGCCAGGCCAGCAAGGCCGAGGTCAAGTGA
- a CDS encoding ABC transporter ATP-binding protein, with the protein MIEVENLTKWYGRTLALDRATFEVLRGQIVGFLGPNGAGKTTALRILTGFMPATSGRASVSGHDVFSDSLAVRSSIGYMPENVPLYPEMRVDEYLKFRAALKGIAGSKRPAAVEASVKRCWLQDVRRRPVGQLSKGFRQRVGLAEALLGEPPVLILDEPTIGLDPTQIQETRRLIRSLGGEHTILLSSHILPEVERTCSHLVIIAAGRIAAAGSVEELRRGAAAQHHVVLEVRAAEGGDGPNEMSRAVGQIAGVAAVSREEAGDEWQHFAVTPTGDRDVREALAALAAQRGWRLREIRSEAPSLEELYLQITAGDAAARAIAAA; encoded by the coding sequence ATGATCGAGGTCGAAAACCTCACAAAGTGGTACGGCCGGACGCTGGCCCTCGACCGCGCGACGTTCGAGGTCCTGCGGGGCCAGATCGTCGGCTTCCTGGGGCCCAACGGCGCGGGCAAGACCACGGCGCTTCGCATCTTGACCGGTTTCATGCCCGCCACCAGTGGCCGGGCCAGCGTCTCCGGCCACGACGTCTTCAGCGACAGCCTCGCCGTCCGCTCCTCCATCGGCTACATGCCGGAGAACGTCCCGCTGTATCCGGAGATGCGGGTGGACGAGTACCTGAAGTTCCGCGCGGCGCTGAAGGGCATCGCGGGGTCGAAGCGCCCCGCGGCCGTGGAGGCGTCCGTCAAGCGGTGCTGGCTCCAGGACGTTCGCCGCCGGCCGGTCGGGCAACTCTCGAAAGGGTTCCGCCAGCGTGTCGGCCTCGCCGAGGCGCTTCTGGGCGAGCCGCCCGTCCTGATTCTCGACGAGCCGACGATCGGCCTGGACCCGACGCAGATACAGGAGACGCGCCGCCTCATCCGTTCGCTGGGCGGCGAGCACACGATCTTGCTCTCGAGCCACATCCTGCCGGAGGTCGAGAGGACGTGCTCGCACCTGGTGATCATCGCGGCGGGCCGGATCGCCGCCGCGGGCAGCGTCGAGGAACTTCGCCGAGGCGCCGCGGCCCAGCACCACGTCGTTCTGGAGGTCCGCGCCGCCGAGGGCGGCGACGGGCCTAACGAAATGAGCCGTGCCGTCGGACAAATCGCCGGCGTCGCCGCCGTCTCCCGCGAGGAGGCGGGCGACGAGTGGCAACACTTCGCCGTCACGCCGACGGGCGACCGCGACGTGCGCGAGGCCCTGGCGGCCCTGGCGGCGCAGCGCGGCTGGCGCCTGCGCGAGATTCGCAGCGAGGCGCCGAGCCTGGAGGAACTGTACCTGCAGATTACGGCCGGCGACGCGGCCGCCCGCGCGATCGCCGCCGCCTGA